Proteins encoded in a region of the Streptomyces sp. NBC_00258 genome:
- a CDS encoding Dps family protein — protein sequence MYVVKSPLTDADLKTVAEALQGALVDLVDLSLVAKQIHWNVVGPRFRSIHLQLDEVVDTARLHSDTVAERASTLGVSPDGRAATVATSSGIGATPDGWVKDTDAVGALVDALAAVIERMRERVGATGEADPVSQDIFIGITADLEKHHWMFQAENG from the coding sequence ACCGTGGCCGAGGCGCTGCAGGGCGCGCTGGTCGATCTGGTGGATCTGTCGCTCGTCGCTAAGCAGATTCACTGGAACGTGGTCGGGCCGCGCTTCCGGTCCATCCATCTCCAGCTCGACGAGGTCGTGGACACCGCCCGGCTGCACTCCGACACCGTGGCCGAGCGTGCCTCCACGCTCGGGGTCTCGCCGGACGGACGTGCCGCGACCGTCGCGACCAGCAGCGGTATCGGGGCCACGCCGGACGGGTGGGTGAAGGACACCGACGCGGTGGGGGCGCTCGTGGACGCACTCGCAGCCGTCATCGAGCGGATGCGGGAGCGGGTCGGGGCAACAGGGGAGGCGGATCCGGTGAGCCAGGACATCTTCATCGGGATCACCGCGGATCTTGAGAAGCATCACTGGATGTTCCAGGCGGAGAACGGGTGA
- a CDS encoding SDR family NAD(P)-dependent oxidoreductase, translating to MPVTAYDLTGRTAFVTGAASGIGRASAVLLAEAGATVHCADRDAQGLDETAALIKDTGGTARSHPLDVTDRAQLKEAVAACQRLDVMAAVAGIMHSSPVLETRDEDLDRVLGVNFKGVLYACQEAALAMIASGTRGSIVTMASGAVDTGGPGLLCYGAAKAAVVQLTKTLATEMGPHGIRVNAVAPGWIRTPMTDRHDGETQARTEGFMARMSPLGRVGEPEDIAHAVLHLASDASSFTTGQILRPNGGVAMPW from the coding sequence ATGCCCGTCACGGCGTACGACCTCACCGGACGCACCGCATTCGTCACCGGCGCGGCAAGCGGTATCGGCCGCGCCAGTGCCGTGCTGCTCGCGGAGGCGGGTGCCACCGTCCACTGCGCCGACCGCGACGCCCAGGGCCTGGACGAGACAGCGGCCCTCATCAAGGACACGGGCGGTACCGCACGCTCACACCCCCTGGACGTCACCGACCGCGCCCAGCTCAAAGAGGCGGTGGCGGCCTGTCAGCGCCTGGACGTCATGGCCGCGGTCGCCGGGATCATGCACAGCAGCCCGGTCCTGGAGACCCGCGACGAGGACCTCGACCGCGTACTCGGCGTCAACTTCAAGGGTGTTCTGTACGCCTGCCAGGAGGCGGCCCTCGCGATGATCGCTTCGGGTACGCGCGGCAGCATCGTCACGATGGCGTCCGGAGCCGTCGACACCGGCGGGCCGGGCCTGCTCTGCTACGGAGCGGCGAAGGCGGCCGTCGTCCAGCTGACGAAGACCCTGGCGACGGAGATGGGCCCGCACGGCATCCGCGTCAACGCGGTGGCGCCGGGCTGGATCCGTACGCCGATGACCGACCGCCACGACGGCGAGACACAGGCGCGGACCGAGGGGTTCATGGCCCGGATGTCACCACTGGGCCGAGTCGGCGAGCCTGAGGACATCGCCCACGCGGTCCTGCACCTCGCCTCCGACGCCTCGTCGTTCACGACGGGCCAGATCCTCCGCCCCAACGGAGGCGTGGCAATGCCCTGGTAG